From a single Sus scrofa isolate TJ Tabasco breed Duroc chromosome 13, Sscrofa11.1, whole genome shotgun sequence genomic region:
- the KCNE2 gene encoding potassium voltage-gated channel subfamily E member 2 gives MPTLSNLTQTLEDVFRRIFITYMDNWRRNTTVEQEALQAKVDAENFYYVILYLMVMIGMFSFIIVAILVSTVKSKRREHSNDPYHQYIVEDWQGKYKSQILNLEESRATIHENIGAAGPTRSP, from the coding sequence ATGCCTACTCTATCCAATCTGACACAGACCCTGGAAGACGTCTTCAGAAGGATTTTTATTACTTATATGGACAATTGGCGCAGGAACACGACAGTGGAGCAAGAGGCCCTGCAAGCCAAGGTTGATGCCGAGAACTTCTACTACGTCATCCTGTACCTGATGGTGATGATTGGAATGTTCTCCTTCATCATCGTAGCCATCCTGGTGAGCACGGTGAAATCCAAGCGACGAGAACACTCCAACGACCCCTACCACCAGTACATCGTGGAGGACTGGCAAGGGAAATACAAGAGTCAAATTCTGAACCTAGAAGAATCAAGGGCCACCATCCACGAGAACATTGGTGCAGCAGGGCCCACAAGGTCTCCTTGA